One Robbsia sp. KACC 23696 DNA segment encodes these proteins:
- the ppk1 gene encoding polyphosphate kinase 1 — protein sequence MAPTDASAPLPSSSFDDDLNAESAASPRTAVLATGVRVRRGSSHYPLLNRELGVLAFNERVLAQAADPAVPLLERLRFLCITSSNLDEFFEVRMAGLQEEMRDTPGLMTPDGMSMQQAYTVIAERAHRLVKRQYAMLHDTVLPALRKEGIVFHEPASWNAEQTAWAHHYFHTELTPVLTPIGLDPAHPFPRVLNKSLNFAVELAGKDAFGRDAVLGIVQAPRVLPRLVRMPAELSGHPYGFVLLSSFMERFVGDLFPGLELRSCNQFRVTRNSELFVDEDEITDLRVALQGELSARHFGSPVRLEVSADTPAELLRRLREESGLSERDCYRVDGPVNLVRLMQLPDLVDRPDLKFVPHVPAAPQLNPPTATLFDAIDHGDILLHHPYESFQPVLELLLQAAKDPHVVAIKQTIYRTGSDSALMDALMLAVRNGKAVTVVVELLARFDEETNINWAERLEQAGAHVVYGVVGHKCHAKMMLIVRRSTINGQATLRRYVHLGTGNYHPKTARLYTDFGVMTSHPGICEDVHHVFQQLTGINGQLSLNYLWQSPFTLHTKLVEAINREAEAARAGRKARIVAKMNALLEPTTIAALYEASMAGVKIDLIVRGVCSLQPGVPGLSDNITVRSIIGRFLEHHRIYYFYADGAEDVYLSSADWMDRNFFRRVEVAFPVLDRRLKRRVIAEGLSAFIGDNLNAWVMQSDGEYHRRRPGKTTRSAQLSLLQKFCV from the coding sequence ATGGCGCCCACCGATGCTTCCGCACCCCTTCCCTCGTCGAGCTTCGACGACGACTTGAACGCCGAAAGCGCGGCCTCGCCCCGTACCGCCGTCCTGGCCACCGGCGTGCGCGTACGCCGGGGAAGTTCCCACTATCCGCTGCTGAATCGTGAACTGGGCGTGCTGGCATTCAACGAGCGCGTACTGGCGCAAGCGGCCGACCCCGCGGTGCCGTTGCTCGAGCGACTGCGTTTCCTCTGCATCACCAGCAGCAACCTCGACGAGTTCTTCGAAGTGCGCATGGCCGGCCTGCAAGAGGAGATGCGCGACACCCCCGGGCTGATGACACCCGACGGCATGTCGATGCAGCAAGCTTACACGGTCATCGCGGAGCGTGCGCACCGGCTGGTGAAGCGCCAATATGCAATGTTGCACGACACGGTACTGCCGGCGCTGCGCAAGGAAGGCATCGTCTTTCATGAACCGGCCTCGTGGAACGCCGAACAGACGGCTTGGGCGCATCACTACTTCCATACCGAACTGACGCCGGTGCTCACGCCGATCGGCCTGGACCCGGCGCACCCGTTCCCGCGCGTCTTGAACAAGAGCTTGAACTTTGCCGTCGAACTGGCCGGCAAGGACGCGTTCGGGCGCGACGCGGTACTGGGCATCGTCCAGGCGCCGCGCGTGCTGCCACGTCTGGTACGGATGCCGGCCGAACTCTCCGGCCATCCGTACGGCTTCGTGCTGTTGAGCAGCTTCATGGAACGGTTCGTCGGCGACCTGTTCCCGGGTCTGGAACTGCGCAGTTGCAATCAGTTCCGCGTAACGCGCAACAGCGAGCTGTTCGTCGACGAGGATGAGATCACCGACCTGCGCGTGGCCTTGCAGGGCGAGTTGAGCGCGCGCCACTTCGGCAGCCCGGTGCGTCTGGAAGTCTCCGCCGATACCCCGGCCGAGCTGTTGCGCCGGCTGCGCGAGGAATCGGGTCTTTCGGAACGCGATTGCTATCGTGTGGATGGCCCGGTCAATCTCGTGCGCCTGATGCAATTACCCGACCTGGTGGACCGTCCCGATCTGAAGTTCGTGCCTCACGTTCCCGCCGCGCCGCAATTGAACCCACCGACGGCGACGTTGTTCGATGCGATCGATCACGGCGATATCCTGCTGCATCATCCGTACGAGAGCTTCCAGCCGGTCTTGGAGCTGTTGCTGCAGGCGGCAAAAGATCCGCACGTGGTGGCCATCAAGCAAACGATCTATCGGACCGGCAGTGATTCGGCGCTGATGGATGCGTTGATGCTGGCCGTGCGCAATGGCAAGGCCGTCACCGTCGTCGTGGAACTGCTCGCGCGTTTCGACGAGGAAACGAATATCAACTGGGCCGAGCGCCTGGAACAGGCGGGCGCGCATGTCGTCTACGGCGTGGTCGGCCACAAGTGTCACGCGAAGATGATGCTGATCGTCCGCCGCAGCACGATCAATGGTCAGGCCACGCTGCGTCGCTACGTCCATCTGGGCACCGGAAACTATCATCCGAAAACCGCCCGCCTGTACACGGACTTCGGTGTCATGACGAGCCATCCGGGCATCTGCGAGGACGTGCATCATGTCTTCCAGCAACTGACCGGCATCAATGGCCAGTTGTCGCTGAACTATCTGTGGCAGTCGCCGTTCACGCTGCATACGAAGTTGGTCGAAGCGATCAATCGCGAGGCCGAGGCGGCACGCGCCGGGCGCAAGGCGCGGATCGTCGCGAAGATGAATGCCTTGCTCGAACCGACGACGATCGCCGCCCTCTACGAGGCCTCGATGGCGGGCGTGAAGATCGATTTGATCGTGCGCGGCGTATGTTCGTTGCAACCCGGCGTGCCGGGCTTGTCCGACAATATCACCGTGCGCTCGATCATCGGCCGCTTCCTCGAGCATCATCGGATCTATTACTTCTACGCCGATGGGGCGGAAGACGTCTATCTGTCCAGCGCGGACTGGATGGACCGCAACTTCTTCCGTCGCGTCGAAGTGGCGTTTCCGGTATTGGATCGTCGATTAAAAAGACGCGTGATCGCCGAGGGTCTGTCTGCCTTCATCGGCGACAACCTGAATGCCTGGGTCATGCAAAGCGATGGGGAATATCATCGCCGCCGGCCGGGTAAGACCACCCGTAGCGCCCAGTTGAGCCTGCTGCAGAAGTTCTGCGTCTGA
- the phoR gene encoding phosphate regulon sensor histidine kinase PhoR — MNVIWARATASLVLFLVLIGGVTLALGVKVGLAAAVVGLLLHWGFATYQAQRLWRLLDRPAYGTVPSAPGVWGEIYYRLFRFSKRWYQQVRDVEAQHARFIEAIQVSPNGIILLDNEQRIEWCNANAERHFGVDAERDVGQHITHLIRQPDFIHYIGSPREGMDLRMSGMGRKFHKVLSVQVLPYGDHRKVVISQDVTKLERTDSMRRDFVANVSHELKTPLTVLAGFLETVRELPLSEADRARYLGLMEQQSLRMQAIVNDLLVLAHIEGDPKPPGEQRVNVRTLTQHLRDEAMGLSGGKHTIHLDIDPGVGITGAENEIASAFGNLVSNAVRYTPEGGVIDVSWRAEDGYGVFTVTDDGIGIPAEHIPRLTERFYRVDRSRSRGTGGTGLGLAIVKHVLQRHEARLSIRSQVGRGSQFAVHFPRHRTVLLTVTDEEMDDADYPYDAEVSADVAADVAARIGD; from the coding sequence ATGAATGTGATCTGGGCGCGTGCCACTGCGTCGCTGGTGCTGTTTCTGGTGCTGATCGGTGGCGTGACCCTGGCGCTGGGCGTCAAGGTCGGGTTGGCCGCGGCGGTCGTCGGTCTGCTGCTGCACTGGGGGTTTGCGACGTATCAGGCGCAACGGCTATGGCGTCTGCTCGACCGCCCGGCCTATGGCACCGTGCCGAGCGCACCGGGCGTCTGGGGCGAAATCTACTATCGCCTGTTCCGTTTCTCCAAGCGCTGGTATCAGCAGGTCCGCGATGTCGAGGCACAACATGCGCGGTTCATCGAAGCCATCCAGGTTTCGCCGAACGGCATCATCCTGCTGGACAACGAGCAGCGGATCGAATGGTGTAATGCGAACGCGGAGCGGCATTTCGGGGTCGATGCGGAACGCGACGTCGGTCAGCACATCACCCATCTGATTCGGCAGCCGGACTTTATCCACTACATCGGCTCGCCGCGGGAAGGCATGGATCTGCGGATGAGCGGAATGGGCCGCAAGTTTCACAAGGTGTTGTCGGTTCAGGTGCTACCGTATGGCGACCACCGCAAGGTGGTGATTTCGCAGGACGTGACGAAGTTGGAGCGCACCGATTCGATGCGCCGGGATTTCGTTGCCAATGTCTCGCATGAATTGAAGACGCCGCTGACGGTCCTGGCCGGTTTCCTGGAGACGGTACGCGAGTTGCCGCTGAGCGAAGCGGATCGGGCGCGCTATCTCGGATTGATGGAGCAGCAGTCGCTGCGGATGCAGGCGATCGTCAACGATCTGCTGGTGCTGGCGCATATCGAAGGCGATCCGAAACCGCCGGGCGAACAACGTGTGAATGTCCGCACATTAACGCAGCATTTGCGCGACGAAGCGATGGGCCTGTCAGGCGGCAAGCACACGATCCATCTCGATATCGACCCGGGCGTCGGCATCACCGGTGCGGAAAACGAGATTGCCAGCGCGTTCGGCAATCTGGTGAGCAATGCCGTGCGTTATACGCCGGAGGGTGGCGTGATCGATGTGTCGTGGCGTGCCGAGGACGGTTATGGCGTGTTCACGGTGACCGACGACGGTATTGGTATTCCGGCCGAGCATATCCCGCGACTGACGGAGCGTTTCTACCGGGTGGATCGCAGCCGTTCGCGTGGAACGGGCGGCACGGGGCTCGGGCTTGCAATCGTCAAACACGTGCTGCAACGGCACGAGGCGCGTTTGAGCATTCGCAGTCAGGTGGGCCGGGGCAGCCAGTTTGCAGTCCATTTTCCGCGGCATCGTACCGTGTTACTTACGGTCACCGATGAGGAAATGGATGATGCCGACTATCCCTATGACGCTGAGGTTTCCGCCGATGTCGCTGCCGACGTGGCGGCACGAATCGGTGACTAA
- the phoB gene encoding phosphate regulon transcriptional regulator PhoB: MPSSILVVEDEPSISELIAVNLEHAGHYAIRAYNAEQAEHLIGDVLPDLILLDWMLPGKSGIAFARELRSDERTRSIPLIMLTARGEEADKVAALETGADDYVTKPFSPKELMARIKAVLRRRAPQLTEDVVSINGLRLDPTTHRVSARRLATAGEIGPDTTDLSEDVRLELGPTEFRLLHFLMTHPERVHSRTQLLDRVWGDHVFVEERTVDVHIKRLRAALKPAGCDLMIETVRGSGYRLSKHA, encoded by the coding sequence ATGCCCAGCAGTATCCTCGTCGTCGAAGACGAACCGTCGATTTCGGAGCTGATCGCCGTCAACCTCGAGCATGCCGGCCATTATGCGATCCGCGCCTATAACGCCGAGCAGGCGGAGCATCTGATCGGGGACGTCCTGCCGGATCTGATCCTGCTGGACTGGATGTTGCCGGGCAAATCCGGTATCGCTTTCGCGCGTGAGTTGCGCAGCGATGAACGCACGCGCAGCATTCCGCTGATCATGCTGACGGCCCGCGGTGAAGAGGCGGACAAGGTCGCGGCGCTGGAAACCGGTGCCGACGATTACGTGACCAAACCGTTCTCGCCGAAGGAATTGATGGCGCGGATCAAGGCGGTGCTACGTCGCCGCGCGCCGCAGTTGACGGAAGACGTGGTCTCAATCAACGGTCTGCGCCTGGATCCGACGACGCACCGCGTCAGCGCCCGACGTCTTGCGACGGCCGGCGAGATCGGACCGGATACGACGGATCTGAGCGAAGACGTGCGGCTGGAGTTGGGGCCGACGGAATTTCGTCTGCTGCATTTCCTGATGACGCATCCCGAGCGAGTGCATAGCCGGACGCAATTGCTGGATCGCGTCTGGGGCGACCACGTTTTCGTCGAGGAACGGACCGTGGACGTGCACATCAAGCGCCTGCGCGCCGCACTGAAGCCGGCGGGATGCGACCTGATGATCGAGACGGTACGGGGCAGCGGTTACCGACTCTCCAAACACGCGTAA
- the phoU gene encoding phosphate signaling complex protein PhoU: MQQEKQHLSSQFDADLNLLSSKLLEMGGLVESQIVNAMDALNNYNETAIRHVATAERRVNEMEIEIDQQCNDIIARRQPAARDLRLLMAVSKAITNLERAGDEAQKVAKRTQRIIDDGAGRAINTAEIRLSGEMAASILHNVLDAFARLDINAALQIIRDDRSIDSEFDAFVRKLATYMMEDPRTISVGLDYLFVAKAIERIGDHAKNIAELIIYIVKGTDVRHMPRETMEREALS, translated from the coding sequence ATGCAACAGGAAAAACAACATCTGTCGAGTCAGTTCGACGCCGATCTGAACTTGCTGTCCTCCAAGCTGCTCGAAATGGGCGGCTTGGTGGAGTCGCAGATCGTCAATGCGATGGATGCATTGAACAACTACAACGAGACCGCCATCCGTCACGTTGCCACGGCCGAACGGCGTGTCAACGAGATGGAAATCGAGATCGATCAGCAATGCAACGACATCATCGCGCGTCGGCAGCCTGCCGCACGTGATCTGCGTTTGCTGATGGCGGTGTCGAAGGCGATCACGAATCTGGAACGCGCCGGCGACGAAGCACAGAAGGTCGCGAAGCGCACGCAACGGATCATCGACGATGGCGCCGGTCGTGCGATCAATACGGCCGAGATCCGTCTGTCCGGTGAAATGGCCGCATCGATTCTGCACAATGTGCTGGACGCGTTCGCGCGCCTGGACATCAATGCCGCGCTGCAGATCATCCGTGACGATCGTTCGATCGATAGCGAATTCGATGCCTTCGTGCGTAAGCTGGCGACGTATATGATGGAGGATCCACGGACGATTTCGGTCGGACTGGATTATCTGTTCGTGGCGAAGGCCATCGAGCGCATTGGCGATCATGCAAAAAATATCGCCGAATTGATCATCTACATCGTCAAGGGCACCGATGTGCGGCATATGCCGCGCGAGACGATGGAACGTGAAGCGTTGAGCTGA
- the pstB gene encoding phosphate ABC transporter ATP-binding protein PstB: protein MATVQTNDTAVKHADNAPLASAAGPNSAPIRGRAKIQVRDLNFYYNHFHALKHIALDIPEKKVTAFIGPSGCGKSTLLRTFNRMYALYPEQRAEGQILMDGDNLLTTSMDISLLRARVGMVFQKPTPFPMSIYDNIAFGVRMFEKLSRSEMDDRVEWALTKAALWTEVKDKLQQSGYGLSGGQQQRLCIARGIAVRPEVLLLDEPCSALDPISTGRIEELIDELKHDYTVVIVTHNMQQAARCSDYTAYMYLGELIEFGETQKIFVKPTRRETEDYITGRFG, encoded by the coding sequence ATGGCAACGGTTCAAACGAACGATACCGCGGTGAAGCACGCAGACAACGCGCCCTTGGCATCGGCAGCCGGTCCGAATTCGGCACCGATCCGCGGCCGCGCGAAGATCCAGGTCCGCGACCTGAACTTCTACTACAACCACTTCCATGCGCTGAAGCACATCGCGCTGGATATCCCGGAAAAGAAGGTCACGGCCTTTATCGGCCCGTCGGGCTGCGGCAAGTCCACGTTGCTGCGCACGTTCAATCGCATGTATGCGCTGTACCCGGAGCAACGCGCCGAGGGTCAGATCCTGATGGATGGCGACAATCTGCTGACGACGTCGATGGACATTTCGCTGCTGCGCGCGCGCGTCGGCATGGTGTTCCAGAAACCGACGCCGTTCCCGATGTCGATCTATGACAACATCGCCTTCGGTGTGCGGATGTTTGAAAAGCTCAGCCGCAGCGAGATGGACGATCGTGTGGAGTGGGCTTTGACGAAGGCCGCGCTGTGGACTGAAGTGAAAGACAAGCTGCAGCAAAGCGGCTATGGCCTGTCCGGCGGTCAGCAGCAGCGTCTGTGCATCGCCCGCGGCATCGCGGTGCGTCCGGAAGTGCTGTTGCTGGACGAGCCGTGCTCGGCATTGGATCCCATCTCGACGGGTCGTATCGAAGAGCTGATCGACGAATTAAAGCACGACTATACGGTCGTGATCGTGACGCACAACATGCAGCAGGCGGCACGTTGCTCCGATTACACGGCGTATATGTACCTGGGGGAACTGATCGAGTTCGGCGAGACACAGAAGATTTTCGTGAAGCCGACGCGCCGTGAAACGGAAGACTACATCACTGGCCGCTTCGGTTGA
- the pstA gene encoding phosphate ABC transporter permease PstA encodes MSLQRPQAREQRDAIIKEKLQAKRRRVNGVALTLSLAAMVFGLVWLLWILYTTIHLGVGGLSINLFTESTPAPNSGDGGLANAIVGSFEMVGVATLIGTPLGVMAGVYLAEYGRASWLASLVRFLNDVLLSAPSIVIGLFVYAIVVATMGHFSGFAGVIALALLQIPIVIRTTENMLNLVPVALREASFALGIPKWKMIGSITLRASIGGIITGVLLGVARIAGETAPLLFTALSNQFFNADLSKPMASLPVTIYQFAMSPFADWQSLAWAGVFLITLGVLALNVAARLITRKK; translated from the coding sequence ATGAGTCTGCAACGTCCGCAAGCGCGCGAACAGCGCGACGCGATCATCAAGGAAAAGCTTCAGGCCAAGCGCCGTCGCGTCAATGGCGTCGCGCTGACGCTGTCTTTGGCGGCGATGGTGTTCGGTCTGGTCTGGCTGCTGTGGATCCTGTACACGACCATTCATCTGGGCGTGGGTGGCCTTAGCATCAATCTGTTCACCGAGTCGACGCCGGCGCCGAATTCGGGCGACGGCGGTCTGGCGAACGCGATCGTCGGCAGTTTCGAGATGGTCGGCGTGGCCACGCTGATCGGCACGCCGTTGGGCGTGATGGCCGGTGTGTATCTGGCCGAATACGGTCGCGCGAGCTGGCTGGCCAGTCTGGTGCGTTTTCTGAACGACGTGTTGCTGTCGGCGCCGTCGATCGTCATCGGCTTGTTCGTCTATGCGATCGTCGTGGCGACGATGGGGCACTTCAGCGGTTTTGCCGGCGTGATCGCATTGGCCTTGCTGCAGATCCCGATCGTGATTCGTACCACAGAGAATATGTTGAACCTGGTGCCGGTGGCACTGCGTGAAGCGTCGTTCGCACTGGGTATCCCGAAGTGGAAGATGATCGGCTCGATCACGCTGCGTGCGTCGATCGGCGGCATCATCACCGGCGTGTTGCTGGGTGTCGCCCGGATCGCCGGCGAAACGGCGCCCTTGCTCTTCACCGCCTTGTCGAATCAGTTCTTCAATGCGGATCTGAGCAAGCCGATGGCCAGCCTGCCGGTGACGATTTATCAGTTCGCGATGAGTCCCTTCGCCGATTGGCAATCGCTCGCATGGGCCGGCGTCTTCCTGATCACGCTCGGCGTGCTCGCTCTGAATGTCGCCGCGCGTCTGATCACGCGGAAAAAGTAA
- the pstC gene encoding phosphate ABC transporter permease PstC yields the protein MSDISSAASQGGVSPGAMPPGASSAPPRAPGQFGDMLFGLLTRASALITLVLLGGIIVSLVVESWPTLHTFGFSFLTNSEWDPPNQHFGALVPIYGTIVTSVIAMIIAVPVSFGIALFLTELSPAWLRRPLGIAIELLAAIPSIVYGMWGLLVFAPIFSTYFQAPLKHLLGGLPLVGALFQGPPIGIGLLCAGVILAIMIIPYISAVMRDVFEVTPVLLKESAYGIGCTTWEVMWRVVLPFTKTGVIGGVMLGLGRALGETMAVTFVIGNTNMFSGISLFAPGNSITSALANEFAEAEPGLHTSALMELGLILFVITFIVLALSKLMLLRLQKQEGRK from the coding sequence ATGTCAGATATCTCTTCCGCAGCCTCCCAAGGCGGCGTCTCCCCCGGCGCGATGCCGCCGGGCGCGTCGTCGGCGCCGCCACGCGCGCCAGGTCAGTTCGGCGATATGCTGTTCGGCCTGCTTACCCGCGCGAGTGCCTTGATCACCCTGGTGCTGCTCGGCGGCATCATCGTCTCTCTGGTCGTCGAATCCTGGCCGACCTTGCACACCTTCGGCTTCAGTTTCCTGACCAATAGCGAATGGGATCCGCCGAATCAGCACTTCGGCGCGCTGGTGCCGATCTACGGCACGATCGTCACGTCGGTCATCGCGATGATCATCGCCGTGCCGGTGAGCTTCGGTATTGCGTTGTTCCTGACGGAACTGTCGCCGGCATGGTTGCGCCGTCCGCTCGGTATCGCGATCGAGCTGCTCGCGGCCATTCCGTCGATCGTCTACGGCATGTGGGGCCTGCTGGTCTTCGCGCCGATCTTCTCGACGTATTTCCAGGCACCGCTGAAGCATCTGCTCGGTGGCTTGCCGCTCGTCGGTGCCTTGTTTCAGGGGCCGCCGATCGGCATCGGTCTGCTGTGTGCCGGCGTGATCCTGGCCATCATGATCATTCCCTACATCTCGGCCGTGATGCGCGACGTGTTTGAAGTGACGCCGGTGCTGTTGAAAGAATCGGCCTACGGGATCGGCTGCACGACCTGGGAAGTGATGTGGCGCGTGGTCTTGCCGTTCACGAAAACGGGCGTCATCGGCGGGGTCATGCTCGGCCTCGGCCGTGCGCTCGGAGAAACGATGGCGGTGACCTTCGTTATCGGCAATACGAATATGTTCTCCGGCATCTCGCTGTTCGCGCCGGGTAACAGCATCACGTCGGCGTTGGCGAATGAATTCGCCGAAGCGGAACCGGGTCTGCATACGTCCGCGCTGATGGAACTGGGTCTGATCCTCTTCGTCATCACCTTCATCGTGCTGGCGCTGTCGAAACTGATGCTGTTGCGTCTGCAAAAACAAGAGGGCCGCAAGTGA
- the pstS gene encoding phosphate ABC transporter substrate-binding protein PstS: MNLMKTAIAGLVTALVATAGHAADITGAGSTFAAPVYGKWAADYQKATGNKVNYQGIGSSGGIKQIQAKTVDFAGSDVPMTDEELAKNGLVEFPTVVGGIVPVVNIPGVKAGQLVLSGQVLADIYQGKITKWNAPEIVALNPKLKLPDTDIAVVRRADGSGTSFVFTNYLSKVSADWKAKIGEGATVNWPTGTGGKGNDGVAAFVQRLPGAIGYVESAYATQNHMTYADMKNAAGKVVAPTVDTFKAASGSADWNKTFYQILTNTDGANAWPIVAATYVMIHASQDKPEQGAAVLKFFDWSFKNGNAGASSLDYIPLPASVVSQIHNAWKNVKDGSGKVVAAE; encoded by the coding sequence ATGAACTTGATGAAAACCGCGATCGCCGGCTTGGTCACCGCCCTCGTCGCCACCGCGGGCCACGCCGCAGACATCACGGGTGCCGGTAGCACGTTCGCCGCACCGGTCTATGGCAAGTGGGCAGCCGACTATCAAAAAGCGACCGGCAACAAGGTCAACTATCAAGGCATCGGCTCTTCCGGGGGCATCAAGCAAATTCAAGCGAAGACGGTTGACTTCGCAGGTTCCGACGTTCCGATGACGGACGAGGAACTGGCCAAGAACGGTCTGGTCGAATTCCCGACGGTTGTCGGCGGCATCGTGCCGGTCGTGAACATTCCGGGCGTGAAGGCCGGCCAACTGGTGTTGTCGGGCCAAGTCCTGGCCGACATCTATCAAGGCAAGATCACGAAGTGGAATGCGCCGGAAATCGTCGCATTGAATCCGAAGCTGAAGCTGCCGGATACGGACATCGCCGTGGTGCGTCGTGCCGACGGTTCGGGCACGTCGTTCGTGTTCACGAACTACCTGTCGAAGGTCAGCGCGGACTGGAAGGCGAAGATCGGCGAAGGCGCAACGGTCAACTGGCCGACGGGTACGGGCGGCAAGGGTAACGACGGCGTGGCGGCATTCGTGCAACGCCTGCCCGGCGCGATCGGTTACGTCGAGTCGGCTTACGCGACGCAGAACCACATGACCTACGCGGACATGAAGAACGCGGCAGGCAAGGTTGTCGCGCCGACGGTCGACACGTTCAAGGCTGCTTCGGGTAGCGCGGACTGGAACAAGACGTTCTACCAGATCCTGACCAACACCGACGGCGCCAACGCGTGGCCGATCGTGGCTGCCACGTACGTGATGATCCATGCATCGCAGGACAAGCCGGAACAAGGCGCGGCCGTGCTGAAGTTCTTCGACTGGTCGTTCAAGAACGGTAATGCCGGCGCGTCGTCGCTGGATTACATCCCGCTGCCGGCATCGGTCGTCTCGCAAATCCACAATGCGTGGAAGAACGTGAAGGACGGCTCGGGCAAGGTTGTCGCGGCAGAGTAA
- the glmM gene encoding phosphoglucosamine mutase: protein MAGRRYFGTDGIRGRVGEAPITPDFVLKLGYAAGEVLVHATDSAPRAPEPRPLPGAAPQRPSYDDEADALVAAAGQGAAEAEQRSGERSIGKDGERRGLFRAGRPTVLIGKDTRISGYMLEAALEAGFAAAGVDVMLAGPMPTPAIAYLTRALRLSAGVVISASHNPYYDNGIKFFSADGNKLPDDIERQIEARLEEPQSCAPSEKLGRARRLDDAAGRYIEFCKSTFPANYDLRGMRLVVDCANGAAYDIAPSVFHELGAEVIPIGVRPNGFNINDGVGATAPDALIESVRQNQADLGIALDGDADRLLVVDASGRLFNGDELLYVLVQDRIATDGSVPGAVGTLMTNLAVEQALGRLNVGFVRAAVGDRYVLEQLRERDWQLGAEGSGHILSLDRHTTGDGIVSALLVLAAMRRSGKTLAALLEGLTLFPQKLINVRIAAGADWKADPSISAAIDHANTALSGTGRVLIRASGTEPVLRVMVEAEKAEAATQHAEAISEAVRKAFA from the coding sequence ATGGCTGGCCGGCGATATTTTGGAACCGATGGGATCCGTGGGCGCGTAGGCGAAGCGCCGATCACGCCCGATTTTGTACTGAAGCTGGGCTATGCGGCAGGCGAAGTGCTGGTGCACGCGACCGATTCGGCGCCACGCGCGCCCGAACCGCGTCCGCTGCCGGGCGCGGCCCCGCAACGACCGTCCTACGACGACGAGGCCGATGCCTTGGTGGCGGCTGCCGGGCAGGGCGCCGCTGAGGCCGAGCAGCGATCGGGCGAGCGTTCGATCGGCAAGGACGGGGAGCGGCGCGGTTTGTTTCGGGCCGGTCGCCCGACCGTCCTGATCGGCAAGGACACGCGTATTTCCGGTTATATGCTGGAGGCGGCGCTGGAAGCCGGCTTCGCCGCAGCCGGCGTCGACGTGATGCTGGCGGGGCCGATGCCGACGCCGGCCATTGCCTATCTGACGCGCGCGTTGCGCCTGTCGGCCGGTGTCGTGATCAGTGCCTCGCACAACCCCTACTACGACAACGGTATCAAGTTCTTCAGCGCCGACGGGAACAAGCTGCCCGACGATATCGAGCGTCAGATCGAGGCGCGGCTGGAAGAACCGCAATCCTGTGCGCCGTCCGAGAAGCTCGGCCGTGCACGTCGGCTCGACGATGCGGCCGGTCGCTATATCGAGTTCTGCAAGAGCACGTTCCCGGCCAACTACGATCTGCGCGGCATGCGTCTGGTCGTCGATTGCGCAAACGGTGCGGCGTACGACATCGCGCCCAGCGTGTTTCATGAGCTGGGCGCGGAAGTGATCCCCATCGGCGTCCGGCCGAACGGCTTCAACATCAACGACGGCGTCGGTGCTACAGCACCCGATGCCTTGATCGAGTCGGTGCGCCAGAACCAGGCAGACCTCGGCATCGCGCTGGACGGCGACGCCGATCGTCTGCTGGTGGTGGACGCGAGCGGACGCTTGTTCAACGGCGACGAGTTGCTGTATGTGCTGGTCCAGGACCGGATCGCGACCGACGGTTCCGTGCCCGGGGCCGTGGGCACGTTGATGACGAATCTGGCGGTCGAACAGGCTCTGGGGCGCCTCAACGTCGGCTTCGTGCGCGCCGCGGTCGGCGACCGCTATGTCCTCGAGCAACTGCGCGAGCGCGACTGGCAGCTGGGCGCGGAGGGATCGGGACATATTCTGTCGCTGGATCGTCACACGACCGGCGACGGCATCGTCTCGGCATTGCTGGTCCTGGCGGCAATGCGCCGCAGTGGCAAGACGCTGGCGGCCCTGCTCGAGGGTCTGACGCTGTTCCCGCAGAAGCTGATCAATGTGCGTATTGCGGCCGGCGCCGATTGGAAAGCCGATCCGTCGATCAGCGCGGCGATCGATCATGCGAATACGGCGCTGTCGGGCACCGGTCGGGTGCTGATCCGTGCCTCCGGCACGGAACCGGTCCTGCGCGTCATGGTCGAGGCAGAGAAGGCCGAGGCGGCGACGCAACACGCGGAAGCCATCTCCGAGGCGGTAAGGAAGGCTTTCGCCTGA